Below is a genomic region from Nitrospirota bacterium.
GAAGGAGTTGATAAGACAGAAAAAGATTGAGAAGGTTTTATCCTTGGCTGGTAAATTAGAGTTCTCAGATACATGGAATAAGGCAAGGCATGAAGAATATGTAGGAAAATAAAAAAATATAGGAGGGTGAAATATGTTGTCAGCGAAAAGAAAATCAGAAATCATAACTTTTCCACGAAGCGTTTTTGAAACAGCAGATACAAAAGAGGATCTGGAAGACTGGCTCTTGTCGCAAAACCCTAATTTCATAAAAAGGATGCATAAGGTAAGACAGGACGATATTCAAGGTAGAGGTAAAGATTGGAAATTATTCAAAAAAG
It encodes:
- a CDS encoding type II toxin-antitoxin system VapB family antitoxin: MKTTLNIPDDLIKEAMTTSKSKTKKELIRQKKIEKVLSLAGKLEFSDTWNKARHEEYVGK